From Prosthecobacter sp., the proteins below share one genomic window:
- a CDS encoding serine hydrolase, with amino-acid sequence MSPTRRSFLKHASFASFSLWIPKTFAEATATKLARSMPEAEGVSSKAILDFLDAVAREKFELHSFMMLRHGKVIAEGWWEPYGPELVHTMYSMSKSFTSTAVGFAVAEGKMSVEDKVVSFFPDDLPAKVSENLAAMRVKDLLTMSTGNEKEPTQTCVKEENWVRTFLAQNIAHQPGAQFMYNSAATYMCSAIVQKVTGKTVLEYLTPRLFEPLGISGMRWETCPRGINTGGWGLSIQSEGLAKFGQLLLQKGQWNDKQLLPAAWIEEATRFHIQQPGEDKKDRPKAKNDWLQGYGYQFWRCQNKAFRGDGAFGQFTIVLPEQDAVIVMTSENKNMQGQLDLVWNHLLPALDAKSPQAADLSRLKTLLLAPPKGRKTLPDITNKSYKLETNDLGLKTASFAFEGGQCVFKADEHTITCGLESWLRGEAAFPGTPPRLISGGKPRSAVPSKIAASATWMDDSTLVMTWRYYETPHSDTLTCKFDGEQVTISFLNSITAMNPKAKDARVPLKGRIA; translated from the coding sequence CGCCGAGGCGACAGCCACCAAGCTCGCACGCAGCATGCCGGAAGCGGAAGGCGTGTCATCGAAAGCGATCCTCGATTTCCTGGATGCTGTGGCGCGTGAGAAGTTCGAACTGCACAGCTTCATGATGCTGCGGCATGGCAAAGTGATCGCGGAAGGCTGGTGGGAACCGTATGGGCCGGAGCTGGTGCATACGATGTACTCGATGAGCAAGAGCTTCACCTCGACGGCGGTCGGTTTTGCCGTCGCGGAAGGCAAGATGAGCGTCGAAGACAAGGTGGTGTCGTTTTTCCCGGATGATCTACCCGCGAAGGTCAGTGAGAACCTCGCGGCGATGCGTGTGAAGGATCTGCTCACGATGTCCACGGGTAACGAAAAGGAGCCGACGCAGACCTGCGTGAAAGAGGAGAACTGGGTGCGAACGTTTCTGGCGCAGAACATCGCGCACCAGCCGGGCGCGCAGTTCATGTACAACAGCGCGGCCACTTACATGTGCTCCGCCATTGTGCAGAAGGTCACAGGCAAGACGGTGCTCGAATACCTCACGCCGCGTTTGTTCGAACCGCTGGGCATTTCCGGCATGCGCTGGGAGACCTGCCCGCGTGGCATCAACACAGGAGGCTGGGGGCTGAGCATTCAGAGCGAGGGTCTCGCTAAATTTGGTCAATTGCTGCTTCAGAAAGGCCAGTGGAACGACAAGCAACTTCTTCCCGCCGCGTGGATCGAGGAAGCGACGCGTTTCCACATCCAGCAGCCCGGCGAGGACAAAAAAGACCGCCCGAAGGCGAAGAACGACTGGCTGCAAGGCTACGGCTATCAGTTCTGGCGCTGCCAGAACAAGGCGTTTCGTGGCGACGGCGCCTTCGGCCAGTTCACCATCGTTTTGCCCGAGCAGGACGCGGTGATCGTGATGACCAGCGAAAACAAAAACATGCAGGGCCAGCTCGATCTCGTGTGGAACCATCTGCTGCCTGCTTTGGATGCCAAATCGCCGCAGGCAGCCGATTTGAGCAGACTCAAAACGCTCCTGCTCGCGCCGCCGAAGGGGCGCAAGACCTTGCCGGACATCACGAACAAGTCCTACAAACTCGAAACGAACGATCTCGGCCTCAAAACCGCCTCGTTTGCATTTGAGGGTGGTCAATGCGTGTTCAAAGCCGATGAGCACACGATCACGTGCGGCCTCGAATCGTGGCTTCGTGGAGAAGCCGCCTTTCCCGGCACGCCGCCACGTCTGATCTCCGGTGGCAAGCCGAGGAGCGCCGTGCCTTCCAAAATCGCCGCCAGCGCGACGTGGATGGATGACAGCACGCTCGTCATGACCTGGCGCTACTACGAAACGCCGCACAGCGACACGCTGACCTGCAAGTTCGACGGCGAACAAGTCACGATCAGCTTCCTCAACAGCATCACCGCGATGAATCCGAAGGCCAAGGATGCGCGTGTGCCGTTGAAGGGACGAATTGCCTGA